In the Helicobacter typhlonius genome, one interval contains:
- a CDS encoding phosphoethanolamine transferase, whose translation MKLFANATLFRIYIILLFLNTIILFGSQYFVYTKHWDLYWFSSFFYRELLLCVSYFLAFWLFSLLPQRLGKVLSWIIFALSVLCFIIDIFLLYTFDTNLNSYLVIVALETNPQESVDFLRNYITLPLCGIYVLFALACFILWRKITPFIPSHKVMNRIYIALGISIAILVTMILTHTKPLNEDWSDMLYNYTKQTYRAIENTRGFIEEYKKLNAKFDELSTTLKVKPTQNPIDNIVLVIGESTQRGKLSLYGYPLPTTPLLENLKTSKPNNLFVFSDVISPHAQTHESLSLSLSFANQDSQGISTLKPSSKKRSVKPTIKQWYEYLNIIDAFKLGGYHTIAISNQEPVSLFGNAAATILKRADEVSFVNVNDKMSTTKFDESILEILKNEQLEQEEVGQEGLQQGADENTEQKLESSLTHTKPTFYALHLMGNHAKYYNRYPTNFAHFASKDMLCQEDNSPQKGANIEENMHYDNATLYGDFVLSEIIKRFESSDSIVIYFSDHGEEIYDFRNFIGHSDSKISRFMVEIPFIIYVSDTFMQKHPYLYKRIKRAQHQKYMNDDLMHTLLDIAGIKMKGYEAKRSILSEDKSFLNARVRIVGEKKGARGYDKELKTQESYIQQGLCQKKE comes from the coding sequence ATGAAGCTTTTTGCGAATGCTACACTTTTTAGAATCTATATCATTTTATTGTTTTTAAATACAATTATTCTCTTTGGTTCGCAGTATTTTGTTTATACGAAGCATTGGGATTTGTATTGGTTTAGTTCATTTTTTTATCGTGAATTATTGCTGTGTGTGAGCTATTTTTTGGCTTTTTGGCTTTTTTCTTTGCTCCCTCAAAGGCTTGGTAAAGTCTTATCTTGGATTATTTTTGCTCTAAGTGTGCTCTGTTTTATCATTGATATATTTTTGCTTTATACTTTTGATACAAACCTCAATTCTTATCTTGTCATTGTTGCCCTAGAGACAAATCCGCAAGAGAGTGTGGATTTTTTGCGCAATTATATCACCCTCCCACTATGTGGTATTTATGTGCTTTTTGCTCTTGCGTGTTTTATTTTATGGCGTAAAATCACACCTTTTATCCCTTCACACAAGGTAATGAATAGAATCTATATCGCACTTGGCATAAGCATAGCGATTTTAGTAACGATGATTCTCACTCATACGAAGCCACTCAATGAAGATTGGTCAGATATGCTTTATAATTACACAAAGCAAACCTACCGCGCGATTGAAAACACGCGAGGATTCATAGAAGAATACAAAAAGCTTAATGCTAAATTTGATGAACTCTCCACCACTTTAAAAGTCAAACCTACACAAAATCCTATTGATAACATAGTGCTTGTCATTGGAGAATCTACTCAAAGAGGCAAATTAAGCCTTTATGGCTATCCATTACCTACTACACCACTTTTAGAGAATCTTAAAACTTCTAAACCAAACAATCTTTTTGTCTTTAGTGATGTCATCTCTCCTCACGCCCAAACACACGAATCTCTTTCCCTCTCCCTTAGCTTTGCTAATCAAGATTCACAAGGTATCTCTACCCTTAAGCCTTCATCTAAAAAGCGCTCTGTAAAGCCTACAATCAAGCAATGGTATGAATACTTAAATATTATTGATGCTTTTAAGCTAGGAGGTTATCACACTATTGCTATTTCAAATCAAGAGCCAGTTAGTCTTTTTGGCAACGCAGCTGCTACGATTTTAAAACGCGCTGATGAAGTAAGCTTTGTCAATGTCAATGACAAAATGAGCACGACAAAATTTGATGAAAGCATTTTAGAGATTCTTAAAAACGAGCAGCTAGAGCAAGAAGAAGTAGGGCAAGAAGGTTTGCAACAAGGTGCAGATGAAAATACAGAGCAAAAATTAGAATCTAGCCTAACTCACACAAAGCCTACATTCTATGCCCTGCACTTAATGGGCAATCACGCCAAGTATTATAACCGCTATCCAACCAACTTCGCACATTTTGCGTCTAAAGATATGCTTTGTCAAGAGGATAATTCACCTCAAAAAGGTGCAAATATAGAGGAAAATATGCACTATGATAATGCCACCCTCTATGGCGATTTTGTCTTAAGTGAGATTATTAAGCGATTTGAATCCAGTGATAGCATAGTGATTTATTTTAGCGACCACGGAGAAGAAATTTATGATTTTAGAAATTTCATTGGGCATTCAGATTCTAAAATTTCGCGCTTTATGGTAGAGATTCCTTTTATTATTTATGTAAGTGATACTTTTATGCAAAAACATCCATATCTTTATAAAAGAATAAAAAGAGCCCAACATCAAAAATATATGAATGATGATTTAATGCACACACTGCTTGATATTGCAGGTATTAAGATGAAAGGCTATGAGGCAAAAAGGAGTATTTTGAGCGAGGATAAATCTTTTTTAAATGCGCGAGTGCGTATTGTGGGTGAAAAAAAGGGTGCAAGAGGTTATGATAAAGAATTAAAAACACAAGAAAGCTATATCCAGCAAGGCTTATGCCAAAAGAAAGAATAA
- a CDS encoding ABC transporter ATP-binding protein, translated as MNESNLIQITHLSKTYTHINALNDVNLSIPQGKIVGLLGPNGSGKSTLIKILVGLLRQYQGEVLLDGHKPSLYTKEITAYLPDRNILNPRMNAAQCMRYFVDFFADFDENKARQMCEILHIPLESSIKSLSKGNIEKLHLILALARQAKLYILDEPIAGVDPYSRERVFELIKKYVPKHSSVILATHLVNDVQPILDDVIFLYQGRVLHYESVESLTDKYENLQAAFKAEVSRLDTFAGDFINGEGK; from the coding sequence ATGAATGAATCTAATCTTATCCAAATCACACATTTAAGCAAAACTTATACTCATATAAATGCTTTGAATGATGTGAATCTAAGCATTCCTCAAGGCAAAATCGTTGGTTTGCTTGGACCAAATGGCAGTGGTAAAAGCACTTTGATTAAGATTCTCGTAGGGCTTTTGCGTCAATATCAAGGTGAAGTTTTACTTGATGGACATAAACCAAGCCTCTATACCAAAGAAATCACTGCATATTTGCCCGATAGAAATATCTTAAATCCTAGAATGAATGCGGCTCAATGTATGAGATATTTTGTAGATTTTTTTGCTGATTTTGATGAAAATAAGGCAAGGCAAATGTGTGAGATTTTGCATATTCCTTTAGAATCTTCTATTAAAAGCCTCTCCAAAGGGAATATTGAAAAATTACATTTAATCCTTGCCCTTGCGCGTCAAGCAAAGCTTTATATTCTTGATGAGCCTATTGCCGGAGTTGATCCTTACTCAAGAGAAAGAGTTTTTGAGCTGATTAAAAAGTATGTTCCAAAGCATTCAAGTGTGATTCTCGCTACGCATCTTGTCAATGATGTGCAACCTATTTTAGATGATGTGATATTTTTGTATCAAGGGCGTGTGTTACACTATGAAAGTGTGGAATCGCTCACAGATAAATATGAAAATCTTCAAGCGGCATTTAAAGCTGAAGTATCGCGCTTAGATACTTTTGCAGGAGATTTTATAAATGGAGAGGGCAAATGA
- the miaA gene encoding tRNA (adenosine(37)-N6)-dimethylallyltransferase MiaA, giving the protein MKIIAVLGSSGSGKSALAHRIAMEQNCKIFSLDSLSIYKYLDITSAKPTLLEQSQVCYYALNILEPHQKSNVMIFKDLLLQSIEDIKNNSPHTPLLIVGGSSFFLKSIMEGLSPMPPLEEHEEWVKSLGNISMQYAQLTQIDKTYAQSLSPTDTYRICKALALFKATNTPPSIYFATHKKESLGYDIKIFCLECERDELRERIAKRTKAMIQKGIVEEVQNVLESYGAQAPALNAIGAKECVNFLQGKVATLQQLEEQIFFHTCQLAKRQRTFNRTQFAQITHLKEKALEAQLIQQIHNNTL; this is encoded by the coding sequence ATCATTGCAGTGCTTGGCTCAAGTGGAAGCGGCAAGAGTGCTCTTGCTCATCGCATAGCAATGGAGCAAAATTGTAAGATTTTTAGCCTTGATTCTCTAAGTATTTATAAATATCTTGATATTACTTCTGCTAAACCCACACTCTTGGAGCAATCACAGGTATGTTATTATGCGCTTAATATCCTAGAGCCACATCAAAAAAGCAATGTGATGATTTTCAAAGATCTTCTGCTCCAAAGCATTGAAGACATCAAAAATAACTCTCCACACACGCCTTTGCTTATCGTAGGTGGAAGTAGCTTTTTTCTTAAAAGCATTATGGAGGGCTTAAGCCCTATGCCTCCCCTTGAAGAACACGAAGAGTGGGTAAAAAGTCTAGGAAATATAAGTATGCAATATGCACAATTAACACAAATTGATAAAACTTATGCTCAAAGTCTCTCACCCACAGATACTTACAGAATCTGCAAAGCCCTTGCACTCTTTAAAGCCACAAATACACCTCCAAGTATATATTTTGCCACACATAAAAAAGAGTCTTTAGGCTATGACATTAAGATTTTTTGCCTTGAATGCGAACGCGATGAGTTAAGAGAGCGCATTGCTAAACGCACAAAAGCAATGATTCAAAAAGGGATTGTGGAGGAAGTGCAAAATGTATTAGAATCTTATGGCGCACAAGCTCCTGCGTTAAATGCTATTGGCGCAAAAGAATGTGTAAATTTTTTGCAAGGCAAGGTTGCGACTTTACAACAGCTTGAAGAGCAAATCTTTTTTCATACTTGCCAACTTGCCAAACGTCAGCGCACCTTTAATCGCACTCAATTTGCACAAATTACACATTTAAAGGAAAAAGCATTAGAGGCACAATTAATACAGCAAATTCATAATAATACTCTTTGA
- a CDS encoding Bax inhibitor-1/YccA family protein gives MGLYDRNYTNNAQFANEAIAERDSALVNFVKTTYKFFGASLFFAFIGAMIGFMYLEFVVEYRLFIFIAEIAALFGVMFSRSKPGLNIAMLFIFTTLTGLAITPLVAMVAFKAGAGAVAMAFAMTTIIFGVMSIFGIKTTKDLANMGKMLFIALIVVVVCSIINLFLGSSMFQVLISSAAAILFSLYVAYDTQNIVRGLYTSPVDAAINLYLDFYNIFVSLLSLIGLANRD, from the coding sequence ATGGGACTTTATGATAGGAATTACACTAACAACGCGCAGTTTGCAAATGAAGCAATAGCGGAGCGTGATAGTGCATTAGTGAATTTTGTGAAGACGACTTACAAATTTTTTGGTGCAAGTTTATTCTTTGCTTTCATCGGTGCGATGATTGGTTTTATGTATTTAGAATTTGTAGTAGAATATCGCCTTTTTATTTTTATTGCTGAAATTGCAGCACTTTTTGGGGTTATGTTTTCTCGTTCTAAACCGGGCTTAAATATCGCTATGCTTTTCATCTTTACTACACTTACAGGCTTAGCTATTACGCCTCTTGTGGCTATGGTAGCATTTAAAGCTGGTGCTGGTGCGGTTGCAATGGCATTTGCTATGACAACAATTATTTTTGGCGTTATGAGCATTTTTGGTATTAAAACTACAAAAGATTTAGCTAATATGGGCAAAATGCTTTTTATTGCTCTTATTGTTGTGGTTGTATGCTCAATTATAAATCTCTTTCTTGGAAGCTCTATGTTTCAAGTATTGATTTCAAGTGCAGCAGCTATACTTTTTAGTTTGTATGTAGCGTATGATACGCAAAATATTGTGCGTGGTTTATATACTAGCCCAGTAGATGCAGCTATTAACCTTTATTTGGATTTTTATAATATTTTTGTGAGCTTACTTTCGCTCATTGGCTTAGCAAATCGCGACTAA
- a CDS encoding class I SAM-dependent methyltransferase gives MSKQLWDKKAQTFPRFKKDTQDTLEILDFFRAQNVVFKDKNLLDIGAGNGRFALQLAFEARHIYATDISQTMLSHLQEDARDLGLDNITTFVSSWEEFDIKSLGEIELAFASMTPALNNLAGFKKALGAGKEGLCYIGWGRVRKSAFLDEIFAAHNIKVELPVGLPQVLEWLKELGYKEPIYCYKEAGYTYKSDIQKAINDIKWHICIHQGEPDEEKIKAYVDKKQVNGYVSYEQKREVGICFIPRV, from the coding sequence ATGAGTAAGCAACTATGGGATAAAAAGGCGCAGACTTTTCCGCGCTTTAAAAAAGATACGCAGGATACTTTAGAAATTTTAGATTTTTTTCGCGCCCAAAATGTGGTATTCAAAGATAAAAATTTGCTAGATATAGGCGCAGGAAATGGGCGATTTGCCTTGCAACTTGCTTTTGAAGCAAGGCACATTTATGCCACAGATATTTCCCAAACAATGCTTTCACATCTGCAAGAAGACGCAAGAGATTTGGGATTAGATAATATCACCACATTTGTAAGCTCGTGGGAAGAGTTTGACATAAAATCTTTGGGAGAGATTGAGCTTGCCTTTGCTTCAATGACACCCGCACTCAATAATCTTGCAGGATTCAAAAAGGCTTTAGGTGCAGGTAAAGAGGGGCTGTGCTATATAGGTTGGGGCAGAGTGAGAAAAAGCGCGTTTTTAGATGAGATTTTTGCAGCACATAATATTAAGGTTGAACTTCCTGTGGGGTTGCCTCAAGTGTTAGAATGGCTCAAAGAGCTAGGATATAAAGAGCCTATATATTGCTATAAAGAGGCGGGATATACCTATAAATCAGACATACAAAAAGCTATAAACGACATAAAATGGCATATTTGCATACATCAAGGTGAGCCAGATGAAGAGAAAATCAAAGCCTATGTGGATAAAAAGCAAGTTAATGGATATGTGAGCTATGAGCAAAAACGTGAAGTAGGGATTTGCTTTATCCCACGCGTTTAA
- the ftsZ gene encoding cell division protein FtsZ: MNTDFNADYVDIQEVQPKHNDTLDRPEHNVRITTIGVGGGGSHMITHLSNTNPHHAVNLVAANTDKQDLYTTKAQVKMVLGEKLTGGWGAGMRPEVGEKAALETYEELKLAINGSQIAFVCAGLGGGTGTGAAPVVAKAARETGALTIAVVTKPFKSEGNKRAKFAEEGLKKLKAESDCIIVIPNERLLSIIPPNLGYKDSMRIVDDVLARAVNGMSNIILRGANEGMNMDFADTRTVLSYGGLALMGIGEAKGDEAAIEAVRRAIESPLLDNVDINGAKGVLVCFEINEDYPMSATDKAMELIHRAADEDADIFWGVYIDENAEIDSVRVTVIATGFEREIIANNENPQQPQMTQEQVMQKQAIQKLNDNFRAISPSFKEQNGLLDYELDVPTYLRAGRD, translated from the coding sequence ATGAATACAGATTTCAATGCAGATTATGTTGATATACAAGAAGTGCAACCAAAGCATAACGATACGCTTGATAGACCAGAACATAATGTAAGAATTACCACTATCGGCGTGGGCGGCGGTGGCTCACATATGATAACTCACCTCTCAAATACAAACCCACATCACGCGGTAAATCTTGTCGCAGCAAACACAGATAAACAGGATTTATATACGACAAAGGCTCAAGTGAAAATGGTGCTAGGCGAGAAACTTACAGGCGGTTGGGGCGCAGGTATGCGACCAGAAGTAGGTGAGAAAGCAGCATTAGAGACTTATGAGGAGCTAAAACTTGCAATTAATGGCTCACAAATCGCATTTGTATGTGCCGGACTTGGCGGTGGCACAGGCACAGGCGCGGCACCGGTAGTAGCAAAGGCTGCAAGAGAAACGGGTGCGCTCACAATCGCTGTTGTAACTAAGCCCTTTAAATCCGAGGGCAACAAACGCGCAAAATTTGCAGAGGAGGGCTTAAAGAAGCTTAAGGCAGAGAGTGATTGTATAATTGTGATTCCAAATGAGCGGTTGCTTTCTATTATTCCGCCAAATCTTGGCTATAAGGATTCGATGCGTATCGTTGATGATGTGTTGGCTCGTGCAGTAAATGGTATGTCAAACATCATCTTAAGGGGTGCTAACGAGGGTATGAATATGGATTTTGCCGATACACGCACCGTTTTAAGCTATGGTGGTCTAGCACTTATGGGGATTGGCGAAGCTAAGGGTGATGAGGCAGCAATAGAGGCAGTGCGCAGAGCCATAGAATCCCCACTGCTTGATAATGTCGATATCAATGGCGCAAAGGGTGTGCTTGTGTGCTTTGAGATTAATGAAGATTATCCTATGAGTGCCACAGATAAGGCTATGGAGCTTATCCACAGGGCTGCCGATGAGGACGCGGATATTTTTTGGGGAGTTTATATAGATGAGAATGCAGAGATAGATTCTGTGCGTGTAACGGTGATAGCTACGGGTTTTGAGCGAGAGATTATTGCTAATAATGAGAATCCACAACAGCCTCAAATGACGCAAGAACAGGTTATGCAAAAGCAAGCTATACAGAAGCTTAATGATAATTTTCGAGCAATATCACCTTCTTTCAAAGAACAGAATGGATTGCTTGATTATGAACTTGATGTCCCCACATATTTGCGTGCAGGACGAGACTAG
- the rpsU gene encoding 30S ribosomal protein S21 yields the protein MPGIKVKESESFEEAYRKFKKQTDRNLVVTELRARRFFESKTEKRKKQKINAKKKMLKRLYMLRRYESKL from the coding sequence ATGCCGGGTATCAAAGTGAAAGAAAGCGAATCTTTTGAAGAAGCGTATAGGAAGTTCAAAAAACAAACCGACCGCAACCTTGTTGTAACCGAGCTTCGCGCACGAAGATTTTTTGAATCTAAAACTGAAAAGCGCAAAAAACAAAAAATTAATGCAAAGAAAAAAATGCTTAAGCGACTCTATATGCTCCGCCGTTACGAGTCTAAACTCTAA
- the ftsA gene encoding cell division protein FtsA, whose product MDRIILGIDIGSTKICAIIAEIKDDGIPHIVGTGMHKAEGVRKGSISNIEQASTAIRNAVNDAKMVSGEQIDKAIISLSGAYVKSIRETAIINAPKNEIGLTEIRRVMQTAIYNADIPDDHTLIHALPYEFRLDGQSYAEDPMGMSASRLEAFVHIVAAKKTALENLKRAVSEAGIEIKNIVLSAYASSIAVLSNEEKELGVACLDMGGQTCDLMIYSGYSMRYCDFLSVGSHNITIDLATALNAHPSIAEEIKAECGKLILSEDDKTKSVKVSMMTGENVEKFVPLEVIHAVIFARVEETLRLLAKSIEKSGLKDKIGAGITLTGGMANLEGMQECASSIFRKPVRISKPIAVDGLFDRLRGTDGATAVGLILHGAGRHTNYEMNHERNLLYKSNIITDSADIHSLELPKSAIEEPSIGSRITQIEDLSEIRTSNGDKRNNLFVRFREWASQLF is encoded by the coding sequence GTGGATAGGATTATTTTAGGTATTGACATTGGCAGCACAAAGATTTGTGCCATTATTGCCGAGATAAAAGATGATGGAATCCCGCATATTGTAGGCACGGGTATGCACAAGGCTGAAGGAGTGCGTAAGGGCTCAATTTCAAACATAGAGCAAGCCTCTACTGCCATAAGAAACGCGGTAAATGACGCTAAAATGGTATCTGGTGAGCAAATAGACAAAGCGATTATTTCACTCTCTGGCGCATATGTAAAGAGCATTAGGGAAACAGCTATCATCAATGCACCAAAAAATGAGATTGGGCTCACAGAGATTCGCCGTGTTATGCAGACAGCTATTTATAATGCAGATATTCCCGATGACCATACGCTTATCCACGCTTTGCCTTATGAATTTAGGCTCGATGGGCAAAGCTATGCTGAAGACCCTATGGGTATGAGTGCTTCGCGTCTTGAAGCATTCGTGCATATCGTAGCGGCAAAGAAAACCGCGCTAGAGAACCTTAAACGTGCCGTGAGTGAGGCAGGGATTGAGATTAAAAATATCGTTTTGAGCGCCTATGCTTCCTCGATTGCAGTTTTAAGCAATGAAGAAAAAGAACTCGGTGTGGCGTGTTTGGATATGGGCGGACAGACTTGCGATTTGATGATTTATAGCGGGTATTCTATGCGTTATTGCGATTTTTTAAGCGTAGGGTCGCATAATATCACAATTGATTTAGCTACCGCGCTTAACGCCCACCCGAGTATAGCAGAGGAGATTAAAGCAGAATGTGGTAAGCTTATCTTAAGTGAGGACGATAAAACAAAATCTGTCAAGGTTTCAATGATGACGGGCGAAAATGTAGAAAAGTTTGTGCCTTTGGAGGTGATTCACGCAGTGATTTTTGCACGCGTAGAGGAAACCTTGAGGCTTCTGGCAAAGAGTATTGAAAAAAGCGGCTTAAAGGATAAGATTGGCGCGGGGATTACGCTCACGGGTGGTATGGCGAATTTAGAGGGTATGCAAGAATGCGCCTCGAGCATTTTTCGCAAACCTGTGAGAATCTCAAAACCTATAGCCGTAGATGGGCTTTTTGATCGTTTAAGAGGCACAGATGGTGCGACAGCAGTGGGCTTGATACTACACGGTGCGGGGCGACATACAAACTATGAGATGAATCACGAAAGGAATCTTTTGTATAAAAGCAATATCATCACAGATAGTGCGGACATACATAGTCTCGAGCTGCCAAAAAGTGCCATTGAAGAGCCGAGCATAGGCTCGAGGATTACACAAATTGAAGATTTGTCAGAAATTAGGACTTCAAATGGTGATAAGCGTAACAATCTTTTTGTAAGATTCCGCGAATGGGCGAGTCAATTATTTTAG